The DNA sequence GATGGGAACAGCTCCCCCTTCAGCGGAAGGCCGTCGTGCCATGCGGCGCCACAGGTGTCTCCCAAGGACCAGTACAGGTTGTCCGGCATGGAGAGGAAAAAGGGATCCACCTTCGAGGGGTCCACGAGGCCGTCGGGGGAGAGCACGTCCTTTGAGGCAAGCACCTCCTCGACCCGACCCACGATGAGGAGGTCTCCGGGCAGCTCCATGGATCCATGGAGGGAAAGCCCCACGTTTATGGGGCACTCCGACGCATAAGGAACGTCCGGAAGACCTCCGAAGAAGACCTGGAAGAGGCCGGACTTGTCCTTGTCCCTTGCGCTCACCAGCCCAGCCAGGTCCACCCGGGATACGAGGCGTCTTGATGGGACGCAGATGCTGAAACGGCGGTTTCGGATTATCCAATCCCTGGTGGCGTGGTCCCCCATGGACACCATGAACATGGGGGGAGAGAAGTTCACCTGCCCGGTGAAGGCGGCGGCCATGAAGTTCGCCCGCCCTTCCACCATGGAGCCCACCAGCACCACCGGCATGATGGGGAAGAAAAACCTGTTAAGCCTCAAACTCACCCTGTCCGAACCTTCCACGGCAACACCTCCCTTAAGTCCATAGCCCCAAGGAGCTCCGCCCGGCGGCTTGGGCACATACCTGCGGACCTTTTTGACAACCGCTACATAAAATCCCCAAGGGACGTCACAAGTGTGCCCGCCGGGAGGTCCCTTATCCGGGAAAGGGCCAGGATCACGCCGTCCACGTAGACGCGGCTTGAGAAGTCGGTGACGGTTATCCTCATGACCTCGCCGGGCCTTCCAAGGTCTATCTGGTGCTCCGAGTAGTCCCCTGGGAAGGGCATCCGCTCCGAATGAACCCTTACTCCCCCCACCGAGCCCCCCAACACATGGGGCACCACCTCACGGCTTTTGACCTCACCGCCTGCCTCCATGAGCTTCGCCAAGGACACGGCGGTGCCGCTTGGGGCGTTGGCCATGGCCTCATGGTGCCGGTCCGTTATGGAAACCCACGGGAAGAACCGGGAGGCCTTGGAGAGGAACTCCATCACCAGGTTGACGCCCAGGCTGAAGTTGGGGATCAACGCCATACGTCCGCCCTTCTCCGCCACCAGGGGGGGAAGGCGGTCCTGCTGCTCCAGGGAAAGGCCGGTGGTGCCCACCACCGCAGGCACCCCGGCGTCCAGGTAGGCCATGAGGTTCTCCCACAGCACCTCCGCGGAGGTGAAGTCCACCGCCGCGTCGGGGCCGCAGACCCCAAGGGCCTCCCTGAGCCTTGAGCTCACCGGGACCCCCATGGGGGAGAGCCCCAGAAGGGCTCCCGCATCGGCTCCCTCCTCCAGCCCGAAGGCCCCCGCTATGCGGCAACCCTCATCCAGGAGCCTCAACGCCACAAGACGCCCCACGTTGCCCGAAACCCCTGACACGAACACCCTCTCAGGAAGCCCCAAAGGAAACACCTCCTAAGGCTTAAGGTTGGAAGCCAAGCCCGCGCCCGGCCAGTCGAGGCCAAAGGGCAACGGAACAACTAAGAGAAGGTCTGCCTTGGCATCACGTCAAACAGAGCGCTTATTTTTACGCCATTATACTCCATGGAAGCGTATTTATCCCTGATGGCCCGGGAGGCCTCCTTAAGAACCCGGTTGGAGACGCCGTAGTACATGGAGAACTCCGCCTCCAGGAAGGCGGAGTACTTGTCCGCAAGGTCAATGAGGGGGCCGTCCACCACCGGAAGGCCTATGGAGCTCAGCCGGTCCGCCTGATCCAGGGAGTCCACCGGTACAGCACCGCCCTCAGCCATGGACCTAAGGGAGAACTCGTCCTCCACCAGAAACCTCACCAAAGGCCCCAAGGGGTCCGGGAGCAGGGGGTAGACTTGATCCTCCATCATCTCCCGCTCCACCTGGGCCAAGAGGTCCTGAAGCTTCATCTGGCGCTTTAGGGGGGATATGACGTCCCTGGTGAGCGCCTCGGGCAGGTCGTGCAGCAGTCCGCCAAAGAAGTTCCAACCCCATCTCTCCCTGGGCAGGCCGCACAGGGCGGAGAGGAAGAACCCCATGAGGGCCACGAAGAACATGTGCCCCAGGACGGATGTCTCCGGTATCCGGGGCACCCTAGTCCAACGCTTCTGGAACCTTAGCTGGGCCACGAGGTCCACGAAGTGGCAGACCGGGGAGGCCTTAGAGCCGGACAGCTTGAAGAGGAACTCCTGTACCAGCGGCACGTCCCGATGTCCGCTAAGACGTTCCAGCACCTCCCGCTTGGTGCGTTTGAAGCCATAGAGGTCCTTGGCCAACGGCTCCATGAGAGAGTGTTCCCATCCGGTGGCTAGGGCGTTGGCGGCCTCCAGGATCCGCTCAAGCCCCGGCCCCGGCCCCGCCGCAAGGTGATCCCGGAAGAGGTCCGGGAGCTCCGGCGAAATTTTTCCAAGGGCTATCTCCCATTGGGACATGACCCACCGATCCACCCTGTCCCCGCCTATCCGCTCTATCCTCCGGTAAACCGGCGGTTTTAGGTCCGTAAGCACCGCCCGCTTGAGGAACTGGAAGACCAGCCCCATGGCAAGGGGCGTAGCCTCCAGCTCCCCCTCCATCCGGGCCATGAGGAGGGCTATGACCGCCTTGTGCCCCTGCTTGTCCATCTCAAAGAGACCCATGGGACGGGGATGATCGTTCCACCTCTCCATGCTGAAGGCCCCGAAGGCGGTCTCCAAAAGGTCAAAGGATATCAAGGCAATTCACCTCTCTTTTGTGGACATTATAAGCCAATAAACCGCCAAGGGAACCGGTGCCGCCGGGGGCAAAACAAAAACCCCAAGGAAACGATTCCTCGGGGATGAGGATAAAACGCTACGCAGGCCCTCATTCAACGGGGATCTAGAGGGGCGGCAAGGCCACGAGGAAAGGGAAGCCCTCAGGGCTTGGGGAGCATAGGGGCCTTGAGGTCCAAGCTCACAAGCGTATCATCCACCCGCTTCAACAGCTCCGGCGGGTCAATCAGCTTGACGTAGGGGGCGGACGCCAAGGCCCAGCGCACCACTTCCTCGTGATCCGG is a window from the Thermanaerothrix sp. genome containing:
- a CDS encoding HD domain-containing protein — protein: MISFDLLETAFGAFSMERWNDHPRPMGLFEMDKQGHKAVIALLMARMEGELEATPLAMGLVFQFLKRAVLTDLKPPVYRRIERIGGDRVDRWVMSQWEIALGKISPELPDLFRDHLAAGPGPGLERILEAANALATGWEHSLMEPLAKDLYGFKRTKREVLERLSGHRDVPLVQEFLFKLSGSKASPVCHFVDLVAQLRFQKRWTRVPRIPETSVLGHMFFVALMGFFLSALCGLPRERWGWNFFGGLLHDLPEALTRDVISPLKRQMKLQDLLAQVEREMMEDQVYPLLPDPLGPLVRFLVEDEFSLRSMAEGGAVPVDSLDQADRLSSIGLPVVDGPLIDLADKYSAFLEAEFSMYYGVSNRVLKEASRAIRDKYASMEYNGVKISALFDVMPRQTFS
- the dapB gene encoding 4-hydroxy-tetrahydrodipicolinate reductase produces the protein MGLPERVFVSGVSGNVGRLVALRLLDEGCRIAGAFGLEEGADAGALLGLSPMGVPVSSRLREALGVCGPDAAVDFTSAEVLWENLMAYLDAGVPAVVGTTGLSLEQQDRLPPLVAEKGGRMALIPNFSLGVNLVMEFLSKASRFFPWVSITDRHHEAMANAPSGTAVSLAKLMEAGGEVKSREVVPHVLGGSVGGVRVHSERMPFPGDYSEHQIDLGRPGEVMRITVTDFSSRVYVDGVILALSRIRDLPAGTLVTSLGDFM
- a CDS encoding flavin reductase family protein, which produces MEGSDRVSLRLNRFFFPIMPVVLVGSMVEGRANFMAAAFTGQVNFSPPMFMVSMGDHATRDWIIRNRRFSICVPSRRLVSRVDLAGLVSARDKDKSGLFQVFFGGLPDVPYASECPINVGLSLHGSMELPGDLLIVGRVEEVLASKDVLSPDGLVDPSKVDPFFLSMPDNLYWSLGDTCGAAWHDGLPLKGELFPS